One window of Gemmatimonas sp. UBA7669 genomic DNA carries:
- a CDS encoding NAD(P)H-binding protein: protein MSQRAVRPILVTSARGKTGRRIAERLTDAGIPVRAASRSSAPAFDWSDRSTWPAALAGVRAAYIAYQPDLAVPGALSDIAHFVELARSAGVEQLVLLSGRGEVEAEACEQVVQQSGLTWTVLRASWFFQNFSESFIAPMVEAGAVYLPVGAVQEPFVDCEDIADVALATLRHPSMHAGQVYELTGPRLLTFGNAISELAEATGRDISFTSIPMTTFEEVLLADNLPSELGQLMRYLFTTVLDGRNASLTDGVQRALGRAPRDFRQYAQELVELAPNG from the coding sequence ATGTCACAACGTGCCGTTCGTCCCATTCTGGTCACCAGCGCCCGAGGCAAGACCGGCCGGCGAATCGCTGAGCGTCTGACGGACGCAGGCATTCCCGTTCGCGCTGCGTCACGCAGCAGCGCTCCGGCCTTCGATTGGAGTGACCGCAGCACCTGGCCCGCCGCGCTCGCCGGGGTGCGGGCCGCGTACATTGCCTATCAACCGGACCTGGCCGTCCCGGGTGCGCTGAGCGACATCGCACACTTCGTGGAACTCGCGCGCTCGGCAGGTGTGGAGCAACTGGTGCTGTTGTCCGGACGTGGTGAAGTGGAAGCCGAGGCGTGTGAGCAGGTGGTGCAGCAATCGGGGCTGACCTGGACGGTCCTGCGGGCCAGCTGGTTCTTTCAGAACTTCAGCGAGAGCTTCATCGCACCGATGGTGGAAGCTGGCGCGGTCTATCTGCCCGTTGGCGCCGTGCAGGAGCCGTTCGTGGACTGCGAAGACATTGCGGATGTGGCACTCGCCACACTGCGTCATCCGTCAATGCATGCGGGCCAGGTGTACGAACTCACCGGACCGCGTCTTCTCACCTTCGGCAACGCCATCTCGGAGTTGGCCGAGGCCACAGGGCGCGACATTTCCTTCACCAGCATCCCCATGACGACATTTGAAGAGGTCTTGCTGGCCGACAACCTGCCGAGTGAGCTGGGTCAGTTGATGCGCTATCTCTTCACGACCGTGCTGGATGGGCGCAACGCCTCGTTGACCGACGGGGTGCAGCGCGCGCTTGGCCGTGCCCCACGCGACTTCCGCCAGTACGCGCAGGAGCTGGTCGAGCTTGCTCCCAACGGCTGA
- a CDS encoding MerR family transcriptional regulator, with translation MGLFEPAHSDVRTGRRLYQADQLSALNRILALKDLGLSLSEVRRLLDERIGVAALHDLLQQRKAEIERRITEEAQRVRRIEARLDAIRESESGRPLHVVVKSLTAQPVLGARVTVATFEEGLSLLLRIRAALPEDRQHGLCYCICHAAHDSHRALDLELGCHTSSLRTVETELADGLRLVPRLLPAVDSAATTVMRGPLERIILGYGQIGEWAERNGYRTLDGAREVSLHLPTEPGAADYLTEIQQPVEQLTATISRKPRRRRNVDA, from the coding sequence ATCGGCCTGTTCGAACCGGCGCACAGTGATGTGCGCACCGGACGACGGTTGTATCAGGCGGACCAGTTGTCGGCGCTCAACCGCATTCTCGCGCTCAAGGATCTGGGGCTGTCGCTCAGTGAAGTGCGCCGTCTGCTCGACGAGCGCATTGGCGTGGCGGCGTTGCACGACCTGCTGCAGCAGCGCAAAGCGGAGATCGAACGGCGCATCACGGAGGAGGCGCAGCGGGTGCGCCGCATTGAGGCGCGACTCGATGCCATTCGGGAGAGCGAGTCCGGTCGGCCGCTGCACGTCGTGGTGAAATCGCTGACGGCGCAGCCCGTGCTGGGGGCGCGGGTCACCGTGGCGACGTTCGAAGAGGGATTGTCGCTGCTGCTGCGCATCCGCGCCGCACTGCCAGAGGACCGCCAGCATGGTCTCTGCTACTGCATCTGTCATGCGGCCCACGACAGCCACCGCGCGCTCGATCTCGAGCTGGGCTGCCACACCAGTTCCCTCCGCACGGTCGAGACTGAACTCGCCGACGGTCTGCGACTTGTCCCGCGTCTTCTTCCCGCCGTGGACTCAGCAGCCACCACCGTGATGCGCGGTCCACTGGAGCGCATCATTCTCGGCTATGGGCAGATCGGCGAGTGGGCGGAGCGCAATGGTTATCGTACGCTGGACGGTGCGCGGGAAGTCTCCTTGCATCTTCCCACCGAGCCGGGCGCCGCGGACTACCTCACGGAGATCCAGCAGCCGGTGGAGCAACTGACGGCGACCATCTCGCGCAAACCGCGACGGCGCCGTAACGTGGACGCATGA
- a CDS encoding YbjQ family protein: MTDIVHSQAVDFPYHMTTTGFDLPGYKIVAVLGVVRGVVVRSRSVFGTIGATIQTLAGGNITLFTQLAERTRADAFNTMLVQAEMANADAVIGIRYDATEIMGGVTEVICYGTAVRVKALDAETHSEPRQVR; encoded by the coding sequence ATGACTGACATCGTTCACTCACAGGCCGTTGACTTCCCGTACCACATGACCACCACGGGCTTTGACCTGCCCGGTTACAAGATCGTGGCGGTGCTCGGTGTGGTGCGTGGGGTGGTGGTGCGTTCACGCTCGGTGTTTGGCACCATCGGCGCGACCATTCAGACCCTGGCTGGCGGCAATATCACACTGTTCACGCAGCTGGCCGAGCGCACGCGGGCCGACGCCTTCAACACCATGTTGGTGCAGGCGGAGATGGCCAACGCCGATGCGGTGATCGGCATTCGCTATGACGCCACCGAGATCATGGGCGGTGTGACCGAGGTCATCTGCTACGGGACGGCGGTGCGGGTGAAGGCGCTGGACGCCGAGACGCACAGCGAGCCGCGGCAGGTCCGCTGA
- the cysM gene encoding cysteine synthase CysM yields MNPHAASYRAIDHTIGNTPLVQLQRLPAAFGAGHGTVVLGKLEGNNPGGSVKDRPVLSMIRGAEARGEIRPGDRLIEATSGNTGIAMAMIAAMTGYRMTLIMPDNLSAERRASMRAYGAELILTPASAGGMEYARDLAMQMQARGEGRVLDQFANPDNPRAHYQSTGPEIWRDTGGRLTHFVSAMGTTGTIMGVGRYLREQRAGVHIIGAQPSEGSQIAGIRKWSAAYQPKIYDATGVDRIELVSQAEAEDMARRLAAEEGIFCGPSAAGACVIALRMAAEVENATIVFIVCDRGDRYLSTGIFPA; encoded by the coding sequence ATGAACCCGCATGCCGCGTCCTACCGGGCCATCGACCACACCATCGGCAACACGCCCCTGGTGCAACTACAGCGCCTCCCTGCTGCCTTCGGTGCAGGTCATGGCACCGTGGTATTGGGCAAACTTGAAGGCAACAACCCCGGCGGCTCCGTCAAGGATCGCCCCGTGCTGTCCATGATTCGTGGCGCCGAAGCGCGCGGCGAGATTCGGCCCGGTGATCGGCTCATCGAAGCCACCAGCGGCAACACGGGCATTGCCATGGCCATGATCGCGGCCATGACGGGCTACCGCATGACGCTCATCATGCCCGACAACCTGAGCGCCGAGCGGCGCGCATCCATGCGGGCGTATGGGGCCGAACTCATTCTCACACCGGCGTCGGCTGGTGGCATGGAGTACGCGCGCGATCTCGCCATGCAGATGCAGGCGCGCGGCGAAGGACGGGTGCTGGACCAGTTTGCCAACCCGGACAATCCGCGCGCCCACTATCAGAGCACGGGCCCCGAGATCTGGCGCGACACCGGCGGGCGACTCACGCATTTCGTGAGCGCCATGGGCACCACCGGCACCATCATGGGCGTGGGGCGGTACCTGCGCGAGCAGCGGGCCGGCGTGCACATCATCGGCGCGCAGCCCAGCGAAGGCTCGCAGATTGCCGGCATCCGCAAGTGGTCGGCGGCCTATCAGCCGAAGATCTACGATGCCACCGGTGTCGATCGCATCGAGCTGGTGTCGCAAGCCGAAGCCGAGGACATGGCCCGTCGCCTGGCCGCGGAAGAGGGCATTTTCTGTGGTCCCTCCGCCGCCGGCGCCTGCGTGATTGCGTTGCGCATGGCGGCCGAGGTGGAGAACGCCACCATCGTGTTCATCGTGTGTGACCGCGGTGACCGCTACCTGAGCACGGGCATCTTTCCGGCGTAG